The Nitrospirota bacterium nucleotide sequence GGTCGAGTGATCGGCCGTTTCTCTATTACTCAAAGGCGATGGACTATGTCACGGTCTACGATGGCCGGAATCCAAAGGCTCCGATCAGGCGACGGTATGATTGGCCTGCGGCAGGGATCATTGAGATTTGCAATGAAGCGGCCAAGAGCCTGGACCAGATCCGCACCCTGTTGGCAACACGACCTGACAAGAGCGGGAGTAGCGATGCAGAAATTATTCAGGCACTTGGTACCTTGACGGCGGCACGAATCCTCTACGAGGAACGAGGCAAGTATTTCACCCTCGCGGTTCCGGAAAACCCCTACCTCTAGCTGAGCCGGATAGTGGTCTCGTCACATCGACAGCTTGTCGGTAACGTTACGCATCTGGACGCCGTGCGCGAGCGACGCGCCGCCTCTAATCGCGCAGGCGACATGGACCGCTTCCGTCATTTCCTCAATGTTCGATCCCTTCTCAAGGGAGGCTTGCGTGTAGGCGTCGATGCAGTAGGGGCATTGGACGGCGTGGGCGACCGCAAGTGCGATGAGGGCCTTCTCTCGCTCGGTCAAAGCCCCTTCAGCAAAGACGGCGCTGTAGTAGGCCATGAACTTATCCCAGAGATCCTTGTTCCCCTTGCCCATATCGGAAAACTTCCCCAGATCATGGGGATGATAGTAGGTGTCCATAGGCAACTCCTTGGTCATCGGTTCTGGCCGGGTTTGAGTGGTCAGAGAACAAGACCGCTTTAACTGTCACTGCTAGCTGCAGCTGCTAGGCGTTGCTGGGCGGTTCAGGGTCAGCCTGGGTGAGCACCTGCGAAAACCTCGTGCCGACGATACCGGTTACCTTGGCCATGAGATCGGTGACCTCTTGCCATTCCGTCGGTAGCAGATCTTGTTTCAGTTGGGGATGGATCGCCCATTGGGCATCGACTTGTGTTCCTTTTCGGCTCACGAGCACCCGGAGCAGTTCCACATCCCTGTTGTGTGATTCTGCCTCTGCATCCTGGGGTGGTTTTCCGTTTTTCAATGGTCCCGATGGAGGCGTTGAACGTGCCATGCAGTCAATCTCCTTCACGTTTGTAGGGGGGATCATAGCGCATCAACATTATCTCTGTATATCTGCTGGCCAGCCCCGAGGGCTGCTCCTGGCTGCTCGCCCATATCGCTCGGCGTGAGCGCGTAGCGAGGCTGAGCTCTAGGAGGGGGTTAGATCCTCACGGAGGACGTCGAGCATGGACTGATGGATCTTCCTGTTACTTGCGACCAGTTCTTGTCCGTAGATTGAAAGGGGGGCGCCGTTGAAGCCTGTCACCATTCCTCCGGCTTCTCGGAGGATGACGACTCCCGCCGCCATATCCCAAGGGTTTAGTTTCACTTCCCAAAATCCATCGAACCGGCCGGCCGCAACATAACAGAGGTCTAAGCCTGCCGTTCCTGTGCGCCGCAGTCCCTGCACCTTCAACGCAAATCGTGCGAAGTGGTCCAAGTTATTATTCGAGGTCTCGCGGATGTCGTACGCAAATCCGGTGACAAGGAGTGCCTGATCGAGATGATCCGTGGAGGATACGGAAATGGGAGCCCCGTTGAGTTGCGCCCCGTGGCCTAGCTGCGCGGTGAAGAGTTCATCTCGAGTCGGGTCATAGACGACCCCAATTACTCCACGCTCGTCACATTCCACTCCGATGGACACGCAGTAAGCAGGGAACCCGTGGGCGAAGTTGGTCGTGCCATCAAGCGGATCGATATCCATTTATAGCGGGATGGAGATTGTTTGGTCAGTCCTCGCTCCTCAGCAAGGATGGAGTGGGTTGGGAAGGTCTCGTGGATAACGTCAATAATCCGTTGTTCCGCCTCGTGGTCGGCGTCCGTGACCAGATTAATGACCTGTTTATGCTCAATGCGAAAACCAGTACGCGCTGACTTTTTGAGAACGGCTCCTGCTTGGCGGGCTGCATCAGTCGCGACGGAAAGGAGTTTGTCGAGGGGGATATTGTCATTGGGTGTTGGAGTCATGGGGCGGCATCTTAACACGAGTCCGTACTCCAACCATGCAGAGAGGATAGACCTTTGAATCGAGGTTACTCAGTTATCGTGCCGTGAAAATATCTGTTTGCTTGTCACGCAATAGACTTATTTAAGACCATACTGAGTAAGTGCATGCCAGTTTTAAAGCTATCATTCCATGCAAGCAACCAACACAGCATATTCTATTGACTTGCTTTGCAAGCAATGCTATAAAGCAAGCATGCTTCACCTGGGGGCGGTTTCGTGGAAGAACTCACCGATATTTTGGTCGGTCTTGAGCAGCGAATTAGCGCGTACAAGAACCGGCTGCAAGAACTTGAAAAGAAACGTCGTCGTCTGGACGACGAAATCGCTACGATTAAAAAATATTTGGAATTGGCAGAAACGCTCTTTCGTGTTGAAGCCGATAAAGCCAAACTCGCCAGTCTTTCTAGCCAATTCTACTCCGATGAAAAAGGCGGCCGGCAACGACCCAATACGGATGTTACGGATCAATCGCGGGAAATTCTCATGGGCCGGAGTAAGTACTCCGGGAAGAGTGTTTCTGAAGCCGCCTACGAAATGCTCCGTGAGGCGAATCGATCGATGCATGCAAAAGAACTTGTGCAACGATTGGTCGAAGGGGGTCTCCAGATTAAGGGGAAGACTCCGTTAACATCTGTCGCGACGTCTTTGAAGCGCGATAAGCGGTTTAGGAAAGTGGGTCCTAATACGTTTGAGGCATTGGAAGAAGCCCTGATCCACGCAGTGTAGTGCGTCTGGGCCGGTTTGGCCTTAAAAGACACGAAGGGGGGTGAGAGTCTTGGCGACGAAGAAAGCAGCAAAGAAGAAGAAGAAGTAGTCCCCGCCTTGATTCTAGCGTCGGGAGCAAGGCCACTTGCTCCCGACGTTAAATCAGATAATCGTTCCCCGCACGTCAAGAGTCATCTCGCCTCTTGAGGCACAGATCCCTAGCAGAATTCTATTGAAAATTGATACGAGTTAGGAGGCCTGGAGTGCCACCAGCGATGCAAATCGTGGTGCGGCCATGGCCGATCGAGGCTCAGACGCGGCAACTGGTTGCTCAGCATTGAGCAATACCCAGCTGTCAGGATGGTTCAGAATCTGCTGAACAAGGCGCGTATGTATCGCATGCCCGGAGCGTTCTGCGATCACATGCCCGATAAAGGGTACGCCGAGTAATGAAAAATCTCCGATCAGGTCCAGGATCTTGTGACGGACGAATTCATTCGTAAACCGCAGGCCTGATTCATTGAGAATGCCGTCCTGAGAAAGGATGATCGTATTATCCAGGCT carries:
- a CDS encoding arsenosugar biosynthesis-associated peroxidase-like protein, giving the protein MDTYYHPHDLGKFSDMGKGNKDLWDKFMAYYSAVFAEGALTEREKALIALAVAHAVQCPYCIDAYTQASLEKGSNIEEMTEAVHVACAIRGGASLAHGVQMRNVTDKLSM
- a CDS encoding winged helix-turn-helix domain-containing protein yields the protein MEELTDILVGLEQRISAYKNRLQELEKKRRRLDDEIATIKKYLELAETLFRVEADKAKLASLSSQFYSDEKGGRQRPNTDVTDQSREILMGRSKYSGKSVSEAAYEMLREANRSMHAKELVQRLVEGGLQIKGKTPLTSVATSLKRDKRFRKVGPNTFEALEEALIHAV